The following are encoded in a window of Cucurbita pepo subsp. pepo cultivar mu-cu-16 chromosome LG12, ASM280686v2, whole genome shotgun sequence genomic DNA:
- the LOC111806558 gene encoding uncharacterized protein LOC111806558 — MRCKKHLSDVTSAVGVCATCLRERLLSLMAAQARAEAHQVQLSRHRSYAREDLPRKSDPLPPPPPLVFPRSVSPYVSRRKVEDSSWSFQSPLDERHRRFHHRFYSTPQVQPTYYGGGISTSSFVTTGSVSRKQRSRFSFWSSLFRSRSEKLDSVPRDSSHSTCDPASSSSSSSTWLSSMFSRRKKKQSKCCSIEEAMDQRKKPSQPQLLYFRGMSPAGGASEADGDYDDRRDGSPSASGYSSESSKWKPSPAASHGSTARRGRQGLSRNVSGLAFCLSPLVRASPNHRHWNQKGLPTELAYTGEIRAPTKPHLSEAAAFCANRSRKLADFGRVNANR, encoded by the coding sequence ATGAGGTGCAAGAAGCATCTCTCCGACGTCACAAGTGCTGTTGGAGTCTGTGCTACATGTCTTCGGGAGCGGCTTCTCTCTCTAATGGCGGCTCAGGCTAGGGCGGAGGCTCACCAAGTGCAGCTATCTCGACATCGTTCCTATGCCAGGGAGGATCTACCGAGGAAGTCAGATCCTCTTCCGCCACCACCGCCTCTTGTGTTTCCGCGCTCTGTTTCTCCGTATGTATCGCGGCGGAAGGTTGAGGACTCGTCGTGGAGCTTTCAGAGTCCGTTGGATGAGCGACATCGTCGATTTCATCATCGCTTTTACAGTACTCCACAGGTTCAACCTACTTATTACGGCGGCGGTATTTctacttcttcttttgttacTACTGGTTCTGTTAGTAGGAAACAGAGGAGTAGATTTTCGTTCTGGTCTAGTCTTTTCCGGTCCAGATCCGAGAAATTGGATTCGGTTCCTCGTGATTCTTCTCATTCTACTTGCGATCCTGCTtcctcgtcttcttcctcttccactTGGCTTTCGTCAATGTTCTCCCGTCGGAAGAAGAAGCAGTCGAAGTGTTGCTCGATTGAAGAAGCAATGGATCAGAGGAAGAAGCCGTCGCAGCCGCAGCTACTCTATTTTCGAGGAATGTCGCCGGCTGGAGGAGCGAGTGAGGCGGACGGAGATTACGACGATCGCCGCGATGGATCTCCATCGGCGAGTGGATACTCCTCCGAGTCCTCGAAGTGGAAACCATCTCCGGCGGCATCTCACGGATCGACAGCGAGGCGAGGGAGACAAGGACTGAGTCGGAACGTTTCTGGTCTCGCGTTTTGTTTGAGTCCGCTGGTGAGAGCTAGCCCTAACCACCGCCACTGGAACCAGAAAGGACTGCCGACGGAATTGGCGTATACCGGAGAAATTAGGGCTCCGACTAAGCCTCATCTCTCCGAAGCGGCGGCGTTTTGCGCGAACCGATCTCGAAAACTTGCGGATTTCGGAAGAGTCAATGCGAACCGTTGA